A window of the Brassica napus cultivar Da-Ae chromosome A2, Da-Ae, whole genome shotgun sequence genome harbors these coding sequences:
- the LOC106407331 gene encoding uncharacterized protein LOC106407331 isoform X2 yields MAPPTTLAVPTTFDDLEGDFCNKEVFVRLIHCWEARHFKKANILMGVELLLIDSKSTTIQGFISTHFLPRFKEDLKPNTIYKLNGFSIRLSKSVYRVSPHKHGISFNNKTTFTPVHEVDYQIDSQHFRIRDLQAFTDIVDKHTDLLDIIGFLRVINGDNLDTQTPMATAPAPAGERSKDMVFLHVQLEDGETARVYLWDKIAAVFRSRWNDSKTKPSVILLTTLNSKTLGGVVTLSSTASTRLFFDSDIIDTEKLLSSSSAAVTKVETVTLKEIHKFLENESPQVANFICTATITDVMEEYGWYFISCTACKSQLERSETTFICPNFKCKKPNTVGLIRDSES; encoded by the exons ATGGCTCCTCCCACAACCCTCGCTGTCCCAACAACGTTTGACGACCTCGAAGGAGATTTCTGTAACAAGGAAGTTTTTGTCAGGCTGATTCATTGCTGGGAAGCCCGACACTTCAAAAAGGCGAACATACTCATGGGAGTTGAGTTGCTcctcatagactcaaag TCAACAACCATTCAGGGGTTTATCTCCACACACTTCCTTCCCCGCTTCAAAGAGGACCTGAAACCCAACACAATTTACAAGCTCAACGGGTTCAGCATCAGACTTTCCAAATCAGTTTACAGAGTCTCACCACATAAGCACGGGATCAGCTTCAACAACAAGACAACCTTCACTCCTGTTCATGAAGTGGACTACCAGATTGATTCTCAGCACTTTCGTATACGAGATCTCCAAGCGTTCACCGACATTGTCGATAAACACACAGATCTTCTCG ATATCATTGGCTTTTTGCGAGTCATCAATGGGGACAACTTAGACACTCAGACACCCATGGCTACTGCCCCAGCACCTGCTGGTGAAAGATCAAAGGATATGGTCTTCTTGCATGTGCAACTTGAAGA CGGCGAGACAGCTCGTGTTTATCTGTGGGACAAAATTGCTGCTGTTTTCCGAAGTAGATGGAATGATAGCAAGACAAAACCGTCAGTAATCTTGCTCACCACTCTCAATTCAAAAACACTTGGAG GTGTTGTTACCCTAAGCTCCACAGCCTCCACACGCCTCTTCTTTGACTCGGACATCATTGATAcagaaaaattattatcaag CTCTTCCGCTGCAGTTACTAAAGTGGAGACAGTGACATTGAAAGAAATTCACAAATTCTTAGAAAATGAGTCACCACAG GTCGCTAACTTCATTTGCACTGCAACAATAACGGATGTCATGGAAGAATATGGTTGGTACTTCATCTCCTGCACCGCCTGCAAGTCTCAACTTGAAAGGTCAGAAACAACTTTCATTTGCCCTAACTTCAAGTGCAAGAAACCAAACACTGTCGGGCTCATCAG AGACTCAGAGTCCTAG
- the LOC106407331 gene encoding uncharacterized protein LOC106407331 isoform X1 encodes MAPPTTLAVPTTFDDLEGDFCNKEVFVRLIHCWEARHFKKANILMGVELLLIDSKSTTIQGFISTHFLPRFKEDLKPNTIYKLNGFSIRLSKSVYRVSPHKHGISFNNKTTFTPVHEVDYQIDSQHFRIRDLQAFTDIVDKHTDLLDIIGFLRVINGDNLDTQTPMATAPAPAGERSKDMVFLHVQLEDGETARVYLWDKIAAVFRSRWNDSKTKPSVILLTTLNSKTLGGVVTLSSTASTRLFFDSDIIDTEKLLSSSSAAVTKVETVTLKEIHKFLENESPQVANFICTATITDVMEEYGWYFISCTACKSQLERSETTFICPNFKCKKPNTVGLIRSVSFKNKNREHMLTHIKFNK; translated from the exons ATGGCTCCTCCCACAACCCTCGCTGTCCCAACAACGTTTGACGACCTCGAAGGAGATTTCTGTAACAAGGAAGTTTTTGTCAGGCTGATTCATTGCTGGGAAGCCCGACACTTCAAAAAGGCGAACATACTCATGGGAGTTGAGTTGCTcctcatagactcaaag TCAACAACCATTCAGGGGTTTATCTCCACACACTTCCTTCCCCGCTTCAAAGAGGACCTGAAACCCAACACAATTTACAAGCTCAACGGGTTCAGCATCAGACTTTCCAAATCAGTTTACAGAGTCTCACCACATAAGCACGGGATCAGCTTCAACAACAAGACAACCTTCACTCCTGTTCATGAAGTGGACTACCAGATTGATTCTCAGCACTTTCGTATACGAGATCTCCAAGCGTTCACCGACATTGTCGATAAACACACAGATCTTCTCG ATATCATTGGCTTTTTGCGAGTCATCAATGGGGACAACTTAGACACTCAGACACCCATGGCTACTGCCCCAGCACCTGCTGGTGAAAGATCAAAGGATATGGTCTTCTTGCATGTGCAACTTGAAGA CGGCGAGACAGCTCGTGTTTATCTGTGGGACAAAATTGCTGCTGTTTTCCGAAGTAGATGGAATGATAGCAAGACAAAACCGTCAGTAATCTTGCTCACCACTCTCAATTCAAAAACACTTGGAG GTGTTGTTACCCTAAGCTCCACAGCCTCCACACGCCTCTTCTTTGACTCGGACATCATTGATAcagaaaaattattatcaag CTCTTCCGCTGCAGTTACTAAAGTGGAGACAGTGACATTGAAAGAAATTCACAAATTCTTAGAAAATGAGTCACCACAG GTCGCTAACTTCATTTGCACTGCAACAATAACGGATGTCATGGAAGAATATGGTTGGTACTTCATCTCCTGCACCGCCTGCAAGTCTCAACTTGAAAGGTCAGAAACAACTTTCATTTGCCCTAACTTCAAGTGCAAGAAACCAAACACTGTCGGGCTCATCAGGTCAGTttcatttaaaaacaaaaacagagaacATATGCTAACGcacataaaatttaataaataa
- the LOC125575720 gene encoding uncharacterized protein LOC125575720, producing the protein MAPPTTLAVPTTFDDLEGDFCNKEVFVRLIRCWEARNFKKANILMGVELLLIDSKSTTIQGFISTHFLPRFKEDLKPNTIYKLNGFSIRLSKSVYRVSPHKHGISFNNKTTFTPVHEVDYQIDSQHFRIRDLQAFTDIVDKHTDLLDIIGFLRVINGDNLDTQTPMATAPAPAGERSKDMVFLHVQLEVV; encoded by the exons ATGGCTCCTCCCACAACCCTCGCTGTCCCAACAACGTTTGACGACCTCGAAGGAGATTTCTGTAACAAGGAAGTTTTTGTCAGGCTGATTCGTTGCTGGGAAGCCCGAAACTTCAAAAAGGCGAACATACTCATGGGAGTTGAGTTGCTcctcatagactcaaag TCAACAACCATTCAGGGGTTTATCTCCACACACTTCCTTCCCCGCTTCAAAGAGGACCTGAAACCCAACACAATTTACAAGCTCAACGGGTTCAGCATCAGACTTTCCAAATCAGTTTACAGAGTCTCACCACATAAGCACGGGATCAGCTTCAACAACAAGACAACCTTCACTCCTGTTCATGAAGTGGACTACCAGATTGATTCTCAGCACTTTCGTATACGAGATCTCCAAGCGTTCACCGACATTGTCGATAAACACACAGATCTTCTCG ATATCATTGGCTTTTTGCGAGTCATCAATGGGGACAACTTAGACACTCAGACACCCATGGCTACTGCCCCAGCACCTGCTGGTGAAAGATCAAAGGATATGGTCTTCTTGCATGTGCAACTTGAAGTAGTTTGA
- the LOC106406955 gene encoding transcription factor GTE12 gives MVGITKLRIKFGPEGSVKAFQTFNNCTNAKSTENKPIGKEEEDVQSRKRGPEELEEVQAHKKQKLNRVLSSQCLNLLKSLRGHEFGWLFGEPVDPVKLNIPDYFSVISKPMDLGTISSKLLKNVYSSADEFAADVRLTFDNALRYNPPENFVHDVAKELLEIFEARWESLRKKKVSDLHGEKVTEGSRRQPVEVGWVRQSSPETSASSGRFSAELPKRAKEMSQKVPPLLKSVTKLSKKDTPVVTQTTLATKLRIKKFEQGLGSTVENPSKGSTPTSSCRCSSCGRITCICLKSCNSSGSEVSTLTDNLVKDNSCSQASESDPHSNGSISSKNDCVSSQLDTPLDNELKKPLPPMPPLPPEKAIRAAILKCQFAETILKAKHRKVLDKSNKSDLIRIQIEKEQMEKTQREEKARIEAEIAAAKLATRMRAEAELKEKRERERLKLEKMVKEVDLEENNASKFNENMINLCGSCDPTRTWLPELGLFLRNDDDDSDEDDSEVFDAMRIDDLEEGEIL, from the exons ATGGTTGGAATAACCAAACTGAGGATAAAGTTTGGCCCTGAAGGCTCCGTCAAAGCTTTCCAAACGTTTAACAACTGCACTAACGCTAAGAGCACTGAGAATAAACCCATcggtaaagaagaagaagatgttcaGTCAAGGAAGCGTGGACCTGAGGAGCTAGAGGAGGTTCAGGCTCACAAGAAGCAGAAGCTGAACCGTGTTTTGTCTAGTCAGTGTCTTAACCTCTTGAAATCTTTGAGAGGGCACGAGTTTGGGTGGCTGTTTGGCGAGCCTGTGGATCCTGTTAAGCTCAACATTCCTGATTACTTCTCTGTGATATCGAAGCCCATGGATCTTGGCACTATCAGTTCCAAGCTTTTGAAGAATGTTTACAGCAGTGCGGATGAGTTTGCGGCCGATGTCAGGTTGACTTTTGACAATGCGTTGAGGTATAATCCTCCGGAGAATTTTGTTCATGATGTGGCGAAGGAGCTTCTGGAGATTTTTGAGGCGAGATGGGAATCGCTTAGGAAGAAAAAGGTTTCGGATTTACACGGGGAGAAAGTTACAGAAGGTTCTAGAAGGCAGCCGGTTGAAGTGGGTTGGGTTAGACAGAGCAGCCCTGAAACGTCAGCATCCTCTGGGAGGTTCTCTGCGGAATTGCCAAAACGGGCGAAAGAGATGTCTCAAAAGGTTCCTCCTTTGTTAAAATCTGTGACAAAGCTGAGCAAAAAGGATACTCCTGTTGTCACACAGACGACTTTAGCAACCAAG TTGAGGATTAAGAAATTCGAGCAGGGTCTTGGTTCGACTGTGGAAAACCCAAGCAAAG GTTCAACCCCAACTTCATCCTGCAGATGTAGTTCATGTGGTAGGATAACTTGCATATGCCTCAAGTCCTGTAACTCATCTGGAAGTGAAGTTTCTACACTGACG GATAATCTGGTAAAGGACAATTCATGTTCACAGGCGAGCGAGTCAGATCCTCATTCCAATG gGTCTATAAGCTCAAAGAATGATTGTGTCAGTTCTCAGCTTGATACACCTTTGGATAATG AGTTGAAAAAGCCATTACCTCCTATGCCTCCGTTGCCACCTGAGAAGGCTATTCGTGCTGCAATACTCAAGTGTCAGTTTGCAGAGACCATCCTGAAAGCTAAACACAGAAAAGTCCTTGACAAG AGTAACAAATCTGATCTAATTAGAATACAGATAGAAAAGGAACAGATGGAGAAAACTCAACGTGAAG AGAAAGCTAGAATTGAAGCAGAGATAGCAGCCGCTAAGCTTGCTACAAGAATGAGAGCAGAAgccgagttgaaagagaaacGTGAGAGAGAACGGCTTAAGCTAGAAAAG ATGGTCAAAGAAGTTGACTTAGAAGAGAATAACGCCTCGAAGTTTAACGAGAATATGATTAATCTCTGTGGTAGCTGTGATCCGACAAGAACTTGGTTACCTGAGTTGGGTCTGTTTTTAAGaaacgatgatgatgattcgGATGAGGACGACTCGGAGGTTTTTGATGCTATGAGAATCGACGATCTTGAGGAGGGAGAGATCTTGTAA